In the Bacteroidota bacterium genome, one interval contains:
- a CDS encoding LamG domain-containing protein, whose translation MKKSTILMWAIILPLSLGLFISGCKKDKKEECPTVNYTVLDATIQLAVDLNAAAVEGTALGQYLAGAKAALQTAKDLGKNVRDTECVTQAALDAANTNLGAAITAFDAQKITDVSPANLIAHWLFNGDANDATANGNNGTPTAGHTFWGGGTAPQLVADRFGNANYCYHFDKGSNIEVPYSTALNPPDMTISLWIKMEEQPNNDYIIAMNRWNGWKLNLQDANFLFFTIKTNQGIYDRDSNPGAILPDVWTYVTVTFTDGFMNFYIDGELALAWDNTPGIPAADGTINVSIGSDLPTSVYSPDDTSPFYVNWGGYFKGNIDDVRFYNVVLTATQITSLYNYEKDNVVE comes from the coding sequence ATGAAAAAAAGTACAATTTTGATGTGGGCAATTATTCTCCCACTGAGTCTGGGTCTGTTTATCTCAGGATGTAAAAAAGACAAAAAAGAGGAATGTCCGACTGTAAATTACACAGTGCTTGACGCTACTATCCAACTGGCAGTGGATTTGAATGCTGCTGCCGTTGAAGGAACTGCATTGGGCCAGTATCTGGCAGGTGCTAAAGCTGCTCTTCAGACTGCTAAAGATCTGGGAAAGAATGTGCGTGATACAGAATGCGTCACACAGGCTGCACTGGATGCTGCCAATACGAACCTTGGGGCTGCTATTACTGCATTCGATGCTCAAAAGATCACTGATGTTTCACCTGCAAACCTGATAGCACATTGGCTGTTTAATGGAGATGCAAATGATGCTACGGCTAACGGAAATAATGGTACGCCAACGGCGGGTCATACATTCTGGGGCGGTGGCACAGCTCCGCAATTGGTTGCCGACCGCTTCGGAAATGCCAATTATTGTTATCACTTTGACAAAGGTTCCAATATTGAAGTGCCCTATTCCACTGCATTAAATCCTCCGGATATGACAATAAGTCTTTGGATAAAAATGGAAGAACAGCCTAACAATGATTACATTATTGCAATGAACCGTTGGAATGGGTGGAAACTGAATCTCCAGGATGCGAATTTCTTATTCTTTACTATTAAGACTAATCAAGGTATTTATGACAGAGATAGCAATCCAGGGGCAATTTTGCCCGATGTCTGGACATATGTCACCGTTACCTTTACAGATGGATTTATGAATTTTTATATCGATGGAGAATTAGCATTAGCATGGGACAATACTCCAGGAATTCCAGCGGCTGATGGTACTATCAACGTATCAATCGGATCAGATCTTCCGACCAGCGTTTATTCACCGGATGATACAAGTCCGTTCTATGTGAATTGGGGCGGCTACTTTAAAGGCAATATAGATGATGTCAGGTTCTATAATGTTGTTCTTACAGCAACTCAGATTACCTCTCTCTACAACTACGAAAAAGATAATGTAGTAGAATAA
- a CDS encoding LamG domain-containing protein: MKNRTILMWAIILPLSMGLFISGCKKDKKEECPTVNYTVLDATIQQAQALHDAAVEGTGPGQYPVGSKADLQVAINLARGVRDKECVTQAELDTAKTNLDAAIDIFEALGCPIVDFTEIDTTIQQAQALYDSAVEGTEPGQYPPGAKADLQVAINLAQGVRDKECVTQAELDTAKTNLDAAIDIFEALGCPIVDFTEIDTTIQQAQALYDSAVEGPEPGQYQPGSKADLQVAIDLAQIVRDAECVTQAELDAARTNLETAIDLFESLQCPIVDFTEIDATILQAQALYDAAVEGTEPGQYPPGAKADLQVAIDLAQIVRDAECVTQAELDAATTNLEAAINVFEAKKIPDLSFENMVAHWMFNGDATDATANGNNGTPTAGHVFFGGGAAPQLTADRFGNANYCYHFDQGSNIEIPYSTALNPQSMTISLWIKMEEQTNNDYIISLNRWNGFKLNLNDANYLFFTVKAIFGGNDVYYDRDSNPHAITADTWTHVAVTFADGFMNFYINGELAKAWDNTPGTAVVVDNINLSIGSDLPTGVYSPDDTSPFYVNWGGYFKGDMDDIRFYKIALTGAQVASIYDFESTNVVE, translated from the coding sequence ATGAAAAATAGAACAATTTTGATGTGGGCAATAATTCTCCCACTAAGTATGGGTCTGTTTATCTCAGGATGTAAAAAAGATAAAAAAGAGGAATGTCCGACTGTAAATTACACAGTGCTTGACGCCACTATCCAACAGGCACAGGCATTGCATGATGCTGCCGTTGAAGGAACTGGACCGGGCCAGTATCCGGTTGGTTCTAAAGCCGACCTTCAAGTTGCTATTAACCTGGCGCGGGGTGTGCGTGATAAAGAATGCGTAACCCAGGCTGAACTGGATACTGCTAAAACGAATCTTGATGCTGCTATTGACATATTCGAGGCCCTGGGATGTCCGATTGTTGATTTCACAGAGATTGACACTACTATCCAACAGGCACAGGCTTTGTATGATTCTGCCGTTGAAGGAACTGAACCTGGCCAGTATCCGCCAGGTGCTAAAGCTGACCTTCAAGTTGCTATTAACCTGGCGCAGGGTGTGCGTGATAAAGAATGCGTAACCCAGGCTGAACTGGATACTGCTAAAACGAACCTTGATGCTGCTATTGACATATTCGAGGCCCTGGGATGTCCGATTGTTGATTTCACAGAGATTGACACTACTATCCAACAGGCACAGGCTTTGTATGATTCTGCCGTTGAGGGACCTGAACCGGGCCAGTATCAGCCAGGGTCTAAAGCCGACCTTCAAGTTGCCATAGACCTGGCGCAGATTGTGCGTGATGCAGAATGCGTAACCCAGGCTGAACTGGATGCTGCCAGGACAAACCTTGAGACTGCTATTGACCTATTCGAGTCGCTGCAATGTCCGATTGTTGATTTCACAGAGATTGACGCTACTATCTTGCAGGCACAGGCTTTGTATGATGCTGCCGTTGAAGGTACTGAACCGGGCCAGTATCCGCCAGGTGCTAAGGCCGATCTTCAAGTTGCTATAGACCTGGCTCAAATTGTGCGAGATGCAGAATGCGTAACCCAGGCTGAACTGGATGCAGCCACGACGAACCTTGAGGCGGCTATTAATGTATTCGAGGCTAAAAAAATTCCCGATTTATCATTTGAAAATATGGTTGCTCACTGGATGTTCAATGGAGATGCCACTGATGCCACAGCCAACGGGAACAATGGCACGCCAACGGCGGGTCATGTATTTTTTGGCGGTGGTGCAGCTCCGCAATTGACTGCCGACCGCTTCGGAAATGCAAATTATTGTTATCATTTTGACCAGGGATCTAATATTGAAATACCCTATTCCACCGCATTAAATCCTCAGAGCATGACTATTAGCCTTTGGATAAAAATGGAAGAACAGACTAACAATGATTACATTATTTCATTGAACCGTTGGAATGGCTTTAAACTGAACCTTAACGACGCGAATTATTTATTCTTCACTGTGAAGGCGATTTTTGGAGGCAATGATGTTTATTATGATCGGGATAGTAATCCGCATGCGATCACTGCTGATACCTGGACTCATGTCGCTGTAACCTTTGCCGATGGATTTATGAATTTCTATATCAATGGAGAATTGGCAAAAGCATGGGACAATACACCCGGAACTGCGGTGGTTGTTGATAATATCAACCTGTCAATCGGATCAGATCTACCCACCGGCGTTTATTCACCAGATGATACCAGCCCATTCTACGTTAATTGGGGTGGTTACTTTAAAGGCGATATGGATGATATCAGGTTCTATAAAATTGCCCTTACCGGGGCTCAGGTGGCCTCAATATACGACTTCGAAAGCACTAACGTAGTGGAATAA
- a CDS encoding TonB-dependent receptor, with translation MNKGLLKGLAFFSFMLVSLASISQTIQGVITDETNSTIPGVSVYALNTTLGTATDFEGKYRLVIPEGKIAGDSITIVYSFIGYKTEQRRIPNKPSASLIMDIVLKTEVATLNELVVVGYGVQRKSDVTGAISTIKINEITDQPITRIDQALQGKAAGVQVSSTSGQPGENIKVRIRGIGTINGNDPLYIVDGVPTQDISGILNPEDIESMTVLKDASSAAIYGSRAGNGVVIITTKKGVAGKPAFSYNFYGGIQTHGHLTEMTNTDDYIKIYNEAALADERETIPDAIRSQLSNTDWMKEIFRPAIIQNHEISISGGNDRTTYFVSGGYQKQDGIMLNSAYERINFKTSISTILAKWVTVGSNVNLSFTKQNLVGSSGDGYGGNGGSVVRYAFFRNPAIPVYEADGSFSDIPTFDGYSLAQTIMWFGDGYNPVGLADKYDWTLKTYRMFGDVFAEFTIVKDLKFKSDLGVDVTFSDEKRFNENWGTDGRVNSPNSLSVGTGIGFTYNLTNTLNYTKIFNEKHHLNFLLGTEAIKNQSNGHGASDRDFPDQSPNMRYLGNGLVLNKNAYEYASGWALLSGFARVNYNFDNRYLAEGVIRYDGSSRFSPENRWGAFYSGSLGWNIRHEAFMKDFDWLNQMKLRVGVGQTGNQEIGLYNYLSVVSDGYNYPFSNNNNYGYAVSSLGNINTSWETTTTYDIGLDLAFLDDRLTFITDYYWRYTTDMLIPVSLPASGGDANPPWVNAGEMLNRGLELELFWREERGGFKYEIGGNFSTLHNEVLSLSNGRPIAAGRIDDAVYATLTEVGYPIGSFYIYEMEGIFQNELDIFTHAYQGPGIKPGDVKFKDQNADGIIDEKDRAHVGSGIPRYMYGMTANLAWKGFDLSLFIQGVAGNDIYMQVNQDIEGFYRGFTVTQRYYDNRWTGDGSTNEYPRASWIGSSNNKKASTRFLASGSYARLKNVTLGYNFKLGENSSVKSMRVYISAQNLLTITKYPGLDPEMYDSDNLKSEIVHNADLAPGIDWGTYPLSKIYTLGFNIRF, from the coding sequence ATGAATAAAGGTTTACTCAAGGGGCTGGCCTTCTTTTCTTTTATGCTTGTATCGCTTGCTTCCATATCACAAACCATCCAAGGAGTTATAACGGATGAAACGAATTCTACTATTCCGGGGGTATCTGTCTATGCTTTAAATACCACACTAGGGACTGCCACCGATTTTGAAGGGAAATACCGACTAGTCATACCCGAAGGAAAGATTGCAGGCGATTCGATCACAATCGTTTATTCTTTTATTGGATATAAGACCGAACAACGCCGCATTCCCAACAAACCTTCTGCATCCCTCATTATGGACATTGTATTAAAGACTGAAGTCGCCACGCTTAATGAATTAGTTGTGGTGGGATATGGAGTTCAGCGAAAGAGTGATGTAACCGGTGCCATTTCAACCATCAAAATAAATGAGATCACGGACCAGCCGATCACACGGATCGACCAGGCTTTGCAGGGTAAAGCTGCAGGGGTGCAAGTGAGCTCCACTTCCGGCCAGCCGGGCGAAAACATTAAAGTCCGGATCAGGGGTATCGGGACCATCAACGGCAACGATCCTCTATATATTGTAGATGGCGTGCCGACACAAGATATTTCTGGAATTTTGAATCCGGAGGATATCGAATCGATGACGGTATTGAAAGATGCTTCATCTGCAGCTATTTACGGCTCAAGAGCTGGTAACGGTGTGGTCATCATCACTACGAAAAAAGGAGTAGCCGGTAAGCCTGCCTTCAGCTATAATTTTTACGGCGGTATTCAGACTCATGGCCACCTGACAGAAATGACCAATACTGATGACTATATAAAGATATATAATGAAGCTGCCCTTGCAGACGAAAGGGAAACTATACCTGACGCGATAAGATCGCAGCTTTCCAACACCGACTGGATGAAGGAAATCTTTCGTCCTGCAATTATACAAAATCATGAAATATCTATAAGCGGCGGGAATGACCGCACAACTTATTTCGTTAGTGGAGGCTACCAGAAGCAGGATGGGATCATGCTTAATTCTGCCTATGAAAGAATAAACTTCAAAACAAGTATTTCAACTATACTTGCGAAGTGGGTTACGGTTGGATCAAATGTAAACCTGTCTTTCACCAAACAAAACCTTGTAGGCAGTTCGGGCGATGGATATGGCGGAAACGGAGGCAGTGTCGTTCGGTACGCTTTCTTCAGAAATCCTGCTATCCCCGTTTATGAAGCTGACGGAAGTTTTTCCGATATTCCCACGTTTGATGGGTACAGCCTCGCACAAACGATTATGTGGTTCGGTGATGGTTACAACCCGGTTGGACTGGCGGATAAATATGACTGGACATTGAAAACATACAGGATGTTCGGGGATGTCTTCGCTGAATTCACTATCGTGAAAGACCTTAAATTCAAATCAGATCTGGGGGTTGATGTCACTTTCAGTGATGAGAAACGCTTCAACGAAAACTGGGGAACTGATGGAAGGGTTAACAGCCCGAATTCACTCAGTGTAGGAACCGGAATCGGGTTCACTTACAACTTGACCAATACGCTGAACTATACGAAAATATTTAATGAAAAACACCATCTCAATTTCCTGCTCGGGACCGAAGCCATAAAGAACCAATCAAACGGACATGGCGCTTCCGACCGTGATTTTCCTGATCAATCGCCAAATATGAGATACCTTGGCAATGGTCTGGTCCTCAACAAAAACGCATACGAATACGCTTCCGGCTGGGCTTTGTTGTCTGGTTTTGCACGAGTCAATTACAATTTTGATAATCGCTATTTGGCAGAGGGGGTTATACGTTATGACGGATCATCACGATTTTCTCCTGAAAACAGGTGGGGTGCATTCTATTCCGGCTCACTGGGATGGAATATTCGCCATGAAGCATTCATGAAAGACTTCGATTGGTTGAACCAGATGAAGTTAAGGGTTGGCGTCGGTCAGACGGGAAACCAGGAGATAGGTCTTTATAATTACCTGTCTGTTGTAAGTGATGGCTACAACTATCCTTTCAGCAACAATAATAATTACGGTTACGCCGTATCTTCCCTGGGAAATATAAACACCTCGTGGGAAACCACAACAACCTATGACATTGGTCTTGATCTGGCTTTTCTTGATGACAGGCTTACATTTATCACAGATTATTACTGGAGATATACGACAGATATGCTAATACCCGTATCATTGCCTGCCAGCGGCGGAGACGCAAATCCACCTTGGGTCAATGCAGGCGAGATGCTTAACCGCGGTCTGGAATTAGAGTTATTTTGGAGAGAAGAACGTGGCGGGTTCAAATACGAAATCGGAGGTAATTTCTCCACCCTTCACAATGAAGTTCTGTCCTTAAGCAATGGCCGGCCGATTGCTGCCGGAAGGATCGATGATGCAGTCTATGCAACCCTTACCGAAGTGGGTTACCCGATTGGGTCATTTTACATCTATGAGATGGAGGGAATATTTCAGAATGAATTGGATATATTCACCCATGCGTACCAGGGGCCGGGTATTAAACCAGGTGACGTAAAATTCAAGGATCAGAACGCCGACGGTATAATCGACGAAAAGGACAGGGCACATGTAGGAAGTGGCATTCCCCGTTATATGTATGGTATGACTGCTAATCTGGCATGGAAAGGATTTGATCTTTCGCTTTTCATCCAGGGTGTGGCGGGAAATGATATCTATATGCAAGTAAATCAAGATATTGAAGGATTCTACAGAGGATTTACTGTCACCCAAAGATATTATGATAACCGCTGGACGGGAGACGGCTCGACCAATGAATATCCCAGGGCATCATGGATAGGCTCTTCCAATAATAAAAAGGCTTCTACAAGATTCCTTGCATCAGGCTCTTATGCAAGATTGAAGAATGTGACGCTGGGTTACAATTTTAAACTTGGTGAAAACTCTTCTGTCAAGTCTATGAGGGTTTATATCAGCGCGCAGAACCTGTTAACGATCACAAAATACCCGGGACTTGATCCTGAGATGTACGATAGTGATAACCTGAAGAGTGAAATTGTTCATAATGCCGATTTGGCACCAGGGATAGACTGGGGAACATACCCTCTCTCCAAAATATACACATTAGGATTCAATATCCGGTTTTAA
- a CDS encoding RagB/SusD family nutrient uptake outer membrane protein, whose product MRRINTKIITLLVLVSAMLPGCQKFLNEDLLGERSDQQFYKTANDAELALTGIYNVLSFANSDNRIWVFGDVASDDAAKGGIPGDQADIGLIDDFNVSTDNGNLETVWVVYYEGISRANKLLDNIDGINMDVERRNQIKGEAKFLRAYFYYWLVNIYGDIPVHLTTPTTEEMQRAATPVAEVWSLVIIPDLTAAATLLPETFTGKDLGRATSIAAYAFLAKAYLFNEQWSLSEEAAMNVVNSGLHQLALVYKDNFTYATKDNSEVIFAVRHLAGQDPGLGNGMNSWFAPRAQNGYGFDAPTQNFVDEFEKTPTGIYDPRLDYTIGREGQIWLDSNVMFNPDWSPTGYLQKKYIQPLAEVPKENKDQGQLHYIFLRYSDVILMLAEALNEQGNTAQAEQYINMVRQRARESYLYDTNLPGYGTIPDGLLPDISGSSQSSLRDAIRHERRVELGFEFHRYFDIIRYGENYANEAFSDKENFDYSKYKHFPIPQSELNTNFEL is encoded by the coding sequence ATGAGGCGCATAAACACAAAAATTATTACGCTGTTAGTCCTTGTATCGGCAATGCTGCCGGGATGTCAAAAATTTCTGAATGAAGACCTCCTGGGAGAACGTTCAGACCAGCAGTTTTACAAGACTGCCAACGATGCTGAACTTGCCCTCACAGGCATTTACAATGTTCTATCCTTTGCCAATTCTGACAACAGGATATGGGTTTTCGGCGATGTAGCTTCTGACGATGCTGCAAAAGGAGGAATTCCGGGCGACCAGGCCGATATAGGTTTGATTGACGATTTTAATGTTTCAACAGATAATGGCAACCTTGAAACAGTCTGGGTCGTTTACTATGAAGGAATCTCTCGAGCCAACAAGTTGCTTGACAATATCGACGGCATTAATATGGACGTCGAACGGCGCAACCAGATCAAAGGAGAAGCAAAATTCTTACGTGCCTACTTCTACTATTGGCTGGTGAATATTTACGGTGATATACCGGTACATCTCACCACGCCCACCACGGAAGAGATGCAAAGAGCAGCTACACCGGTCGCCGAGGTCTGGTCATTAGTAATAATTCCGGATTTAACAGCGGCTGCAACCTTACTGCCGGAAACATTTACAGGCAAAGACCTGGGCAGGGCAACAAGCATAGCCGCATACGCTTTCCTGGCTAAAGCATATTTATTCAATGAGCAGTGGTCGCTGTCGGAGGAGGCTGCCATGAATGTCGTGAATTCCGGCTTACACCAACTGGCTTTAGTATATAAGGATAATTTTACATACGCTACAAAAGATAATTCTGAAGTGATTTTTGCCGTACGACATCTTGCGGGGCAGGATCCTGGGCTTGGCAACGGTATGAACTCGTGGTTCGCCCCCAGGGCTCAGAATGGTTATGGCTTTGATGCCCCCACGCAGAATTTTGTGGATGAATTCGAGAAAACCCCAACGGGCATTTACGATCCCAGGCTGGATTATACGATTGGAAGAGAAGGCCAGATATGGCTGGACAGCAATGTGATGTTTAATCCGGATTGGTCACCAACAGGATATTTACAGAAGAAATATATACAACCCCTTGCTGAAGTCCCGAAAGAAAATAAGGACCAAGGGCAACTCCATTATATATTCCTCCGGTATAGCGATGTAATATTAATGCTTGCTGAAGCGTTAAATGAACAGGGTAATACGGCTCAAGCCGAGCAATATATCAATATGGTCCGACAAAGAGCCCGCGAATCTTATCTGTACGATACCAACCTTCCGGGTTATGGGACAATCCCGGATGGCCTCTTACCAGATATCTCCGGCAGCAGCCAGTCATCATTAAGGGATGCTATCAGGCATGAAAGGAGAGTCGAGCTCGGATTTGAATTTCACCGGTACTTTGACATTATAAGATATGGAGAAAATTATGCAAATGAAGCTTTTTCAGACAAAGAAAATTTTGACTACTCAAAATATAAGCATTTCCCCATTCCTCAAAGTGAGCTGAATACGAATTTTGAATTATAA
- a CDS encoding laminin G encodes MTRYLFQSVILIILLLSVHQQINAQQIDIDRIEMMPNMPQPYEMRDWKSVARRYDSLVFNLEATGQYLPLTTIIENTINYPEHPSFGIQSYVGSNSLPGQEAINLIPAVVGATLAGIDKSDQSGYNWALMCEEFFNKRPEENVYLNNPVASSGDDWWYETMPNVFFYQMNYLYPGTGDFDYQFVTVADRWLEAVEAMGGDDTPWNEAYMNYRAFDLSSMTPLVEGVKEPEAAGAIAWILYQAYHVTMDSKYRKGAEWAMEFLDGWNTNPAYELQLSYGAYMAARMNAELSTTYDLEKIMNWCFDIGPLRQWGAIVERWGGQDVQGLIGEAVEEYEGYAFNMNGTEQAGALVPLVRYDDRFARAIGKWTLNVANATRLFYSAYLPDDMEDNEDWTEIYDLHSVIAYEALRENIAGPYGTGDAMSGNWAETNLGLYGSSHVGILGALIDTTDVPGILKLDLLATDYYHDDAYPSYLIYNPYEEEKTVVVHFTENPFDIYDAISNQVIITNALGSTSVTIPSDSPVIAVLIPCGSIIEYDLNKALVNGIVIDYNSGNPVANYPPRIKSVAVSDTLVLTGAEISLFCTATDRETVDLTYLWESEDVIVGSESQVTVTAPPEPAILVFKCTITDEGGLQAADSITVDVVETINYPPEIELMTVSDKYMELGDTAIILCRATDPNGDSLSYMWTADGGSIQGNDSTAAYTAPDIEGIYIISCTVTDTAGASVSKNISVLVNNPGSGQTGNLVASYEFAGNLLDQSGYGNDGAPVDVEYVDDMHGNPSQSLSFPSSTSMVRVENSDILNFREGLSFTGWIYIDNFFDRESYIVSHGNWNNRWKISLGDHTLRFTLNGEAGIIDLDINSLLEVDRWYHLAAIYDGTFCQLYLDGSLDAFAQFQGKINTTTYDLVMGQSLPGQTGFDFKGKLDKVKIFNYGISHEKVLAIFEEESSEIYEDQLDEKRIHVFPNPASDVVNLVLNLDREIRVDLNIIRLDGSSVYKMTYLPDKSGATITIPVKRLSPGIYLLLISNGMTLFPEKLVIIR; translated from the coding sequence ATGACCAGATATCTATTTCAATCCGTGATACTGATAATTTTATTGCTCTCCGTGCATCAGCAAATCAATGCACAACAGATTGATATTGACCGCATCGAAATGATGCCCAATATGCCTCAGCCTTATGAAATGCGCGATTGGAAGTCAGTTGCCAGGAGATATGATTCATTGGTCTTTAATCTGGAAGCAACCGGACAGTATCTGCCGCTTACAACTATTATCGAAAACACCATCAACTACCCGGAACATCCTTCATTTGGGATACAGTCGTATGTGGGTTCCAACAGCCTTCCGGGCCAGGAAGCCATAAACCTTATACCGGCAGTCGTTGGAGCGACCCTGGCAGGAATCGATAAGAGCGATCAGTCAGGATATAACTGGGCACTGATGTGCGAAGAATTTTTTAATAAAAGGCCGGAAGAAAATGTCTATCTGAACAACCCAGTTGCGAGTTCAGGGGATGATTGGTGGTATGAGACAATGCCGAATGTTTTCTTCTATCAGATGAATTATTTATATCCCGGCACCGGTGATTTTGATTATCAATTCGTGACTGTTGCCGACAGGTGGCTTGAAGCAGTGGAAGCAATGGGTGGAGATGACACACCCTGGAATGAGGCTTACATGAATTACAGGGCATTTGATCTGTCATCCATGACACCGCTCGTAGAAGGGGTGAAAGAGCCGGAAGCGGCCGGTGCCATAGCCTGGATCCTTTACCAGGCTTATCATGTCACAATGGATTCAAAATACCGTAAAGGAGCTGAGTGGGCGATGGAATTCCTTGATGGCTGGAACACGAATCCTGCCTATGAATTACAGCTTTCTTACGGAGCTTACATGGCTGCCCGTATGAATGCAGAACTAAGTACTACCTATGATCTGGAGAAGATAATGAATTGGTGCTTCGATATTGGTCCGTTGAGGCAATGGGGAGCCATAGTCGAAAGATGGGGAGGCCAGGATGTACAAGGACTCATCGGTGAGGCCGTGGAGGAATATGAGGGATATGCATTTAATATGAACGGAACGGAACAGGCTGGTGCGCTTGTTCCGTTGGTAAGGTACGATGACCGGTTTGCAAGAGCGATCGGAAAATGGACATTGAATGTTGCCAACGCAACACGGCTCTTCTATTCGGCATACCTTCCGGATGATATGGAAGATAATGAAGATTGGACGGAAATATACGACCTTCATTCCGTTATAGCTTATGAGGCCTTACGTGAGAATATTGCCGGCCCGTATGGCACCGGTGATGCCATGTCAGGAAACTGGGCAGAGACTAACCTGGGTTTATACGGATCATCTCATGTCGGGATACTGGGGGCTTTGATCGATACGACCGATGTGCCGGGAATACTCAAACTGGATCTTCTTGCAACAGATTATTATCATGATGATGCATATCCATCTTACTTAATTTATAATCCATACGAAGAAGAAAAGACAGTCGTCGTTCACTTCACAGAAAATCCGTTTGATATTTATGATGCCATATCAAACCAGGTGATCATCACCAACGCTTTGGGAAGCACTTCAGTGACAATCCCTTCCGATAGTCCGGTTATAGCAGTGCTTATTCCATGCGGCTCGATCATCGAATATGACCTCAATAAAGCATTGGTAAATGGTATTGTGATTGATTACAACTCAGGAAACCCTGTGGCTAACTATCCTCCAAGGATCAAGTCGGTTGCAGTATCCGATACGTTAGTCCTGACAGGGGCAGAGATCAGCTTATTTTGTACGGCCACTGACAGGGAAACCGTCGATCTGACTTATTTATGGGAGTCGGAAGATGTTATCGTCGGATCGGAAAGCCAAGTAACAGTGACAGCTCCGCCGGAACCGGCAATCCTTGTTTTTAAATGTACGATAACAGATGAAGGAGGATTACAGGCAGCAGATTCAATAACAGTCGACGTTGTTGAGACTATCAACTACCCTCCTGAAATCGAGTTGATGACGGTTTCGGACAAGTACATGGAATTGGGCGATACAGCTATCATTCTTTGCAGAGCAACGGATCCGAATGGAGATTCTCTTTCATATATGTGGACCGCTGATGGAGGATCGATCCAGGGTAATGACAGCACGGCAGCTTACACTGCGCCGGATATCGAAGGAATATATATTATCTCCTGTACAGTTACGGATACAGCCGGAGCTTCAGTATCGAAAAATATTTCAGTTCTGGTGAATAATCCCGGTAGTGGTCAGACAGGGAATCTGGTGGCAAGTTATGAGTTTGCCGGTAACCTGTTGGACCAGAGCGGTTACGGCAATGATGGAGCACCCGTCGACGTAGAATATGTTGATGACATGCATGGTAATCCTTCCCAATCGCTTTCATTTCCTTCCTCTACAAGTATGGTAAGAGTCGAAAATTCCGATATTCTGAATTTTCGTGAGGGACTCTCATTCACCGGATGGATTTATATAGACAATTTTTTCGACAGGGAATCATATATTGTTTCTCATGGAAATTGGAATAACAGGTGGAAAATATCTTTAGGAGATCACACGCTGAGGTTTACCCTCAACGGAGAAGCGGGAATAATCGACCTGGATATTAACAGCCTTCTCGAAGTGGACAGATGGTACCATTTGGCCGCAATATATGATGGAACTTTTTGTCAATTATACCTGGATGGATCACTTGATGCTTTCGCCCAGTTTCAGGGTAAGATCAATACAACCACTTATGATCTGGTCATGGGACAGTCATTGCCCGGACAGACCGGGTTCGATTTTAAAGGGAAATTAGATAAGGTGAAGATTTTTAACTATGGTATCAGCCATGAAAAAGTTTTGGCCATCTTTGAAGAAGAATCTTCCGAGATATATGAAGATCAACTCGATGAGAAGCGTATTCACGTATTTCCGAATCCTGCTTCAGATGTCGTAAATCTGGTATTGAACCTGGATCGGGAAATCCGGGTTGATCTGAATATTATACGACTGGATGGCTCCTCCGTTTACAAGATGACTTATTTACCTGATAAAAGTGGCGCAACGATTACAATTCCTGTCAAACGCCTCAGTCCCGGTATTTATTTGTTACTTATCAGCAATGGTATGACCCTGTTTCCGGAAAAACTTGTTATAATACGCTGA